The Mytilus galloprovincialis chromosome 2, xbMytGall1.hap1.1, whole genome shotgun sequence genome has a window encoding:
- the LOC143061924 gene encoding uncharacterized protein LOC143061924: MDIILTETNKGKRSLVCDSFRYRVDKTLKGEEISWRCTAKGCKARLRTDCTGTVIIQQKNTHNHDTSDRDNERHLLRVRSKKKADDDIAQRPSKIIRTELQNMDEANLKSEDIGSVSKAIYRKRRKSHPALPKSREETHQSLKKINIQSNKFENFVQFNDEQTGIIILTCPTNLECLCSVPEIFMDGTYKYCPKFFKQLYTIHGYNKGNYVPLVFCLLPGKSEEIYVNCFSSIVKLCSDQGHTLQPKAVHVSIQDLFSLKCPTLILIFAQMS; this comes from the exons ATGGATATTATTTTGACCGAGACTAATAAGGGAAAAAGAAGCCTTGTTTGTGACAGTTTCCGATATAGAGTGGACAAAACACTAAAAGGAGAAGAAATATCCTGGAGATGTACA GCAAAAGGTTGCAAAGCAAGACTGAGGACGGATTGTACCGGAACCGTTATAATTCAACAGAAAAATACTCATAACCATGATACCAGTGATCGTGACAATGAACGTCACTTGCTGCGGGTACGATCAAAAAAAAAAGCGGATGATGATATTGCTCAACGTCCTTCAAAAATTATCCGTACAGAGTTACAGAACATGGATGAAGCAAATCTAAAGTCTGAAGACATTGGCAGCGTTTCAAAGGCTATATATAGAAAGAGGCGTAAATCTCACCCTGCACTTCCTAAATCTAGAGAGGAAACACACCAATCATTAAAGAAGATTAATATTCagtcaaataaatttgaaaattttgtgcaGTTTAATGATGAACAAACTGGTATAATTATTCTTACGTGTCCAACCAATCTTGAATGTTTATGCAGTGTGCCGGAAATTTTTATGGATGGTACTTACAAATATTGCCCAAAGTTCTTTAAACAGTTATATACTATTCATGGCTATAACAAAGGAAATTATGTCCCTCTTGTATTCTGCTTACTTCCTGGAAAGTCTGAAGAAATTTACGTGAATTGCTTTTCCTCAATTGTCAAGCTATGTTCCGATCAAGGTCACACACTTCAACCGAAAGCAGTACACGTCTCTATCCAAGACttgttttcgctcaaatgtcctacgcttattcttattttcgctcaaatgtcctaa